A single genomic interval of Streptomyces sp. BA2 harbors:
- a CDS encoding serine hydrolase yields MGPGVHRSGLGPTPHDLRARTRSEPQCLARLRRPVPTARLAGWRPRRPDLHRTTRSVPHSRGAARPGRDRRSAGHAPRTPRARGVPPRVRAHVPHFNASAASAAKSYLGLVAAALAHEGQLDRGAQVSKYIPELAGTAFGDAQVDHLLHMGTQMTYAGRPYDKALEAQRYFAVLAPQLRPYGYTGPDTIREHLGTARATAEPGTAFRYENGNVEALAEVLRRVTGTTTSAL; encoded by the coding sequence ATGGGCCCGGGGGTACACCGATCCGGCCTGGGCCCGACGCCACACGACCTCAGGGCGCGAACTCGTTCCGAGCCGCAGTGTCTGGCGAGGCTCCGCCGGCCCGTCCCCACTGCCCGCCTCGCCGGCTGGCGCCCTCGACGACCTGACCTTCACAGGACCACACGGTCAGTCCCTCACTCTCGCGGAGCTGCTCGCCCGGGCCGAGACCGACGCTCTGCTGGTCATGCACCGCGGACTCCTCGTGCACGAGGAGTACCTCCACGGGTACGAGCCCATGTCCCGCACTTCAACGCCTCGGCCGCCTCGGCCGCCAAGTCCTACCTCGGACTCGTCGCAGCGGCCCTCGCCCACGAAGGGCAGCTCGACCGCGGCGCCCAAGTCTCGAAATACATTCCCGAGCTCGCCGGAACCGCCTTCGGCGACGCCCAGGTCGACCACCTCCTCCACATGGGCACGCAGATGACCTACGCGGGCCGCCCGTACGACAAGGCACTCGAAGCCCAGCGCTACTTCGCCGTCCTCGCCCCCCAACTGCGCCCCTACGGCTACACCGGGCCGGACACGATCCGCGAACACCTCGGCACCGCCCGGGCGACCGCCGAGCCGGGTACCGCATTCCGCTACGAGAACGGCAACGTCGAAGCCCTCGCCGAGGTCCTGCGGCGTGTCACCGGCACCACCACCTCCGCCCTGTAG
- a CDS encoding TetR/AcrR family transcriptional regulator — protein sequence MSRLQAAALKVFAERGFHGTSIEEICTRAGLSRGAFYSNFEDKEALFFALFDEHADREVARLDAAVSDASTVEEALDGLTGDANSDEERLWFLASTEFTLHAIRHPQTAERLAEHDRLLRARLTELLTGFFARVGRHGNPDLDSLARLLIALHEGALMQSLVEPDRLPPGELQRRFLPAILRAADQ from the coding sequence GTGTCGAGACTGCAGGCAGCGGCACTCAAGGTGTTCGCGGAGCGCGGCTTCCACGGCACGTCGATCGAAGAGATCTGCACGCGAGCCGGGCTGTCACGAGGGGCGTTCTACTCGAACTTCGAAGACAAGGAAGCCCTGTTCTTCGCCCTGTTCGACGAACACGCCGACCGTGAGGTGGCCCGCCTGGACGCGGCGGTCTCGGATGCCTCAACGGTCGAGGAGGCACTCGACGGCCTGACGGGCGACGCGAACAGCGACGAGGAACGACTGTGGTTCCTCGCGTCCACAGAATTCACCCTCCACGCGATCCGGCACCCGCAGACCGCCGAGCGGCTCGCCGAGCACGATCGCCTGCTGCGGGCCCGGCTCACCGAACTTCTCACGGGATTCTTCGCACGCGTAGGGCGGCACGGGAACCCCGACCTCGACTCGCTCGCCCGCCTGCTCATCGCCCTCCACGAAGGCGCGTTGATGCAGTCGCTCGTCGAACCCGATCGGCTGCCACCGGGTGAACTGCAGCGCCGGTTTCTGCCGGCGATCCTGAGGGCCGCGGACCAGTAG
- a CDS encoding acyl-CoA synthetase, giving the protein MNLGRYVRRTAGHQPDAEAVVCGPVRLTYAELDDHSDRLATALRALGLSRGDRVATLVGNRAELVVTEVALYKAGLARAPINARLGAAEVAHLLAESDARLLLMDAAHLDIARAAVPGTGVKAVLGYDGPSDLGPGYAETLAGTEPEPVDTECGEDDIAVLHFTSGSTGKLKAAVQTYGNRLALLRKSVMSADTRVGPGSRQILAGPVTHASGMPLMGIFFAGGCAVVLPRWDAEEFLATVQRERATHAFVVPTMVNTVLALPNARDYDVSTLRQLIYGAAPMSPSRIRAAWGLFGPVLSQGYGCGETTSGVLFLSTEDHRRAIEGEDEELLLSCGRALAEAEVAIVDDSGQPVADGEIGEIAVRGPDVVPGYYNEPSLTAESFRDGWFLTGDVARRRADGYVFIVDRKKDMIVSGGFNIYAVEVESVLHQHPDVYEAAVVGVPDEQWGEAVKAVVVTRDGAPLTEAELIAFCSEHLARMKKPRSIDFVDALPHNPNGKIDRRAIRDPHWAGAERRVN; this is encoded by the coding sequence ATGAACCTCGGACGGTACGTACGCCGGACTGCCGGCCACCAACCCGATGCCGAGGCGGTGGTCTGCGGACCCGTTCGGCTGACGTACGCGGAACTCGACGACCACAGCGACCGGCTCGCGACGGCCCTGCGCGCACTCGGCCTGAGCCGGGGCGACCGGGTTGCGACCCTCGTCGGCAACCGCGCCGAACTGGTCGTCACGGAAGTCGCCCTCTACAAGGCCGGCCTGGCCCGTGCACCGATCAACGCCAGGCTCGGCGCCGCCGAGGTGGCCCACCTGCTCGCCGAGTCCGACGCGCGGCTACTGCTGATGGACGCGGCCCATCTGGACATCGCCCGCGCCGCGGTGCCCGGTACGGGGGTGAAGGCCGTTCTTGGCTACGACGGCCCGAGCGATCTCGGTCCGGGGTACGCCGAGACCCTCGCGGGCACCGAGCCGGAACCCGTCGACACGGAGTGCGGTGAGGATGACATCGCCGTACTGCACTTCACCTCGGGCTCCACCGGCAAGCTCAAGGCGGCGGTTCAGACGTACGGCAACCGGCTGGCGCTGCTGCGCAAGTCGGTGATGAGCGCCGACACGAGGGTCGGCCCCGGGAGCCGGCAGATCCTGGCCGGGCCGGTCACCCACGCCTCGGGCATGCCGCTGATGGGCATCTTCTTCGCCGGCGGCTGTGCGGTCGTACTGCCGCGCTGGGACGCCGAGGAGTTCCTCGCCACGGTCCAGCGCGAGCGTGCCACCCATGCCTTCGTCGTGCCGACGATGGTCAACACCGTGCTCGCGCTGCCGAACGCCCGCGACTACGACGTCTCCACCCTGCGCCAGCTGATCTACGGCGCCGCACCGATGTCACCGTCCCGGATCAGGGCCGCCTGGGGCCTCTTCGGCCCTGTCCTCTCCCAGGGATACGGCTGTGGCGAGACCACCTCCGGTGTGCTCTTCCTCTCCACAGAGGACCACCGGCGCGCGATCGAGGGCGAGGACGAGGAGCTGCTGCTGTCCTGCGGACGTGCGCTCGCCGAGGCCGAGGTCGCCATCGTCGACGACAGCGGACAGCCCGTCGCCGACGGAGAGATCGGAGAGATCGCCGTCCGCGGCCCCGATGTCGTCCCCGGCTACTACAACGAACCTTCCCTCACCGCGGAGAGCTTCCGGGACGGCTGGTTCCTCACCGGCGACGTCGCCCGACGCCGCGCGGACGGCTACGTCTTCATCGTCGACCGCAAGAAGGACATGATCGTCTCCGGCGGATTCAACATCTACGCCGTCGAGGTCGAGTCCGTCCTGCACCAACACCCCGACGTCTACGAGGCCGCCGTCGTCGGCGTCCCGGACGAGCAGTGGGGCGAGGCCGTCAAGGCCGTCGTCGTGACGCGCGACGGCGCCCCCCTCACGGAGGCCGAGCTCATCGCCTTCTGCTCCGAGCACCTGGCCCGCATGAAGAAGCCCCGCTCCATCGACTTCGTCGACGCCCTGCCCCACAACCCCAACGGCAAGATCGACCGCCGCGCCATCCGCGACCCCCACTGGGCGGGCGCCGAGCGCCGCGTCAACTGA
- a CDS encoding YbfB/YjiJ family MFS transporter: protein MATAVRLSLGTASALGPARFAYGLLVPAMPGGLGWTLADAGALSTANGLGYVVGAVLTAALVRRWGTASVFRWGMAATAVTLAGTAASNEFVVPVAMRALAGAAGAAVFIAGGVIAARLAARAGSSAPVAVYFAGTGAGIVLSGAAIPALGDHWWAAWIGLGIAAGIATLISWSATGPDEEKATDGAGRARVRPLRRVALAYLLFAVGYITCITFLSVYLADRHASVLQEILTWTVLGGGVMATPFLWSRPMTRWPGTRVLAAVLGGPRRWRGPASAVILGDCGGRLGGGLRRDVHGSPGGCHRLHPDRAPACRLDRGIGSVHDLVRRGTDRGAVAGRRSRRTHHHRRATGVDRPPECRRGRAFGNPEQAGTPHRGTFWDQRPEHGFSTMNSPAVLAEPPWEEKSL, encoded by the coding sequence ATGGCCACCGCCGTGCGGCTGTCGCTGGGGACCGCGTCAGCGCTGGGTCCCGCCCGCTTCGCCTATGGACTGCTCGTGCCGGCGATGCCGGGTGGTCTGGGGTGGACCCTGGCCGACGCGGGCGCATTGAGCACCGCGAACGGACTCGGTTACGTGGTGGGTGCGGTGCTGACTGCTGCCTTGGTACGCAGGTGGGGCACCGCGTCCGTCTTCCGTTGGGGAATGGCCGCCACCGCGGTGACGCTGGCGGGCACGGCGGCGAGTAACGAGTTCGTGGTACCGGTGGCGATGCGCGCCCTGGCCGGAGCGGCGGGGGCTGCGGTGTTCATCGCGGGTGGCGTGATTGCGGCCCGGCTGGCCGCTCGTGCCGGCTCCAGCGCCCCCGTCGCCGTCTACTTCGCTGGCACGGGCGCAGGAATCGTCCTGAGCGGTGCGGCGATCCCGGCCCTGGGTGATCACTGGTGGGCTGCATGGATTGGCTTGGGCATCGCGGCGGGGATTGCAACGCTGATCAGTTGGTCGGCGACGGGCCCGGATGAGGAGAAAGCCACCGATGGAGCGGGGCGGGCGCGGGTACGCCCACTGCGGCGCGTGGCCCTGGCCTACCTCCTTTTTGCGGTCGGCTACATCACCTGCATCACCTTCCTGTCCGTCTACCTCGCTGATCGACACGCCTCGGTCCTTCAGGAGATCCTGACCTGGACGGTGCTGGGAGGCGGAGTCATGGCAACCCCGTTCCTGTGGAGCCGCCCGATGACCCGCTGGCCCGGCACACGTGTCCTGGCTGCCGTGCTGGGCGGGCCTCGCCGGTGGCGCGGCCCTGCCTCTGCTGTCATCCTCGGCGATTGCGGTGGTCGCCTCGGCGGCGGCTTACGGCGTGACGTTCATGGCAGTCCCGGCGGCTGTCACCGCCTGCATCCGGACCGTGCCCCAGCCTGTCGACTGGACCGCGGCATTGGCAGCGTTCACGACCTTGTTCGCCGCGGGACAGACCGTGGGGCCGTGGCTGGCAGGCGTTCTCGCCGAACACACCACCACCGCCGCGCCACTGGCGTGGACCGCCCTCCTGAGTGCCGGCGCGGCCGTGCTTTCGGCAATCCCGAGCAGGCCGGAACCCCGCACCGAGGCACCTTTTGGGACCAACGCCCAGAACATGGGTTCTCGACGATGAACAGCCCAGCGGTTCTCGCAGAACCACCGTGGGAGGAGAAGAGCCTATGA
- a CDS encoding transposase — translation MHCAPAGPTSPAADALTPDSKPSCQGLQPLVRGIPPIRSPRGPRRRRPSKLHADKGYDYDHLRRWLHKRGIRHRIARKGIESSQRLGRHRWVVERTVSWLAGCRRLHRRYECKAEHFLAFTAIAATVICHRRLVRMDGQHQSV, via the coding sequence CTGCATTGCGCGCCGGCTGGACCAACATCGCCAGCGGCCGACGCGCTCACACCCGATTCGAAGCCGTCCTGCCAGGGCCTTCAGCCGCTCGTGCGTGGCATCCCGCCCATTCGTTCTCCCCGCGGACCCCGTCGCCGCCGCCCGTCGAAGCTGCACGCCGACAAGGGCTACGACTACGACCACCTGCGCCGATGGCTCCACAAGCGCGGCATCCGCCACCGCATCGCCCGCAAGGGGATCGAGTCCTCACAGCGGCTCGGCCGCCACCGGTGGGTTGTTGAGAGGACCGTGTCCTGGCTCGCCGGCTGCCGCCGGCTCCACCGCCGCTACGAATGCAAGGCAGAGCACTTCCTCGCCTTCACCGCCATAGCCGCAACCGTCATCTGCCACCGCCGACTCGTCCGTATGGACGGGCAGCACCAGTCAGTCTGA
- a CDS encoding MFS transporter: protein MAPHTATQSQHAPAPAPAADSRRAWLITAMIVTFMVINFADKSVLGLAAVPIMEELDLSNSTYGLISSSFYFLFSISGLLVGFLSTRISSRVLLFGMTLLWAVAQLPVLFLASVPTLMAGRILLGAAEGPAASMSMHALYKWFPPERRGFPSALQIGGAALGTLIAAPVVTWLIEGFGWRSAYAVLAAVSATWALLWWRVGHDGPYDHKRTAGGSSEPRLPYRKILLTGTVLGSISSAFGAAWALSLSHAWLPAYFRTQMDMSAAASATAISVMSGFGLVLLLAVSPFMDALKSRGVSSRWSSGAGQSIAVCVAGCAMAAFPFIDASGPRLVLIALAFGGTAVAIPLHYMTTAEVVPPAQRGAVFGIVAGVGTLPGLVAPFLTGHLIDAADTPSIGYTTAFLGAGAVMLTAGAFALAAIRPERDARCLGLGAEPQPLG from the coding sequence ATGGCACCCCATACCGCCACGCAGTCCCAGCACGCCCCCGCCCCCGCCCCCGCCGCTGACAGCCGCAGAGCCTGGCTGATCACGGCGATGATCGTGACCTTCATGGTCATCAACTTCGCCGACAAGTCGGTCCTCGGCCTCGCCGCCGTTCCGATCATGGAGGAACTCGACCTGAGCAACAGCACCTACGGCCTGATCTCCAGCTCCTTCTACTTCCTCTTCAGCATCTCCGGACTCCTCGTCGGCTTCCTCTCCACCCGCATCTCCAGCCGGGTCCTGCTCTTCGGCATGACCCTGCTGTGGGCCGTTGCCCAACTCCCGGTCCTGTTCCTGGCGTCGGTCCCGACCCTGATGGCCGGCCGTATCCTGCTCGGCGCCGCCGAGGGACCGGCGGCGTCCATGTCCATGCACGCCCTGTACAAGTGGTTTCCGCCGGAGCGCCGCGGCTTTCCCTCGGCCCTCCAGATCGGCGGTGCGGCCCTGGGCACCCTCATCGCGGCACCTGTGGTCACCTGGCTGATCGAGGGATTCGGCTGGCGCTCGGCCTACGCCGTCCTCGCTGCCGTGAGCGCGACCTGGGCACTGCTGTGGTGGCGCGTCGGCCACGACGGCCCGTACGACCACAAGCGCACAGCCGGGGGATCCAGTGAGCCCAGATTGCCTTACCGCAAGATCCTGCTGACCGGAACCGTGCTCGGCAGCATTTCCAGTGCCTTCGGCGCGGCATGGGCGCTGTCCCTCAGCCATGCCTGGCTGCCCGCCTACTTCAGGACGCAGATGGACATGTCGGCGGCGGCTTCCGCGACCGCAATCAGTGTCATGTCCGGCTTCGGGCTGGTGCTGCTACTGGCGGTCTCCCCGTTCATGGACGCGCTGAAGTCCCGTGGAGTGAGCAGCCGTTGGTCCAGCGGGGCGGGGCAGAGCATCGCCGTGTGTGTGGCCGGGTGCGCGATGGCGGCCTTCCCGTTCATCGACGCTTCCGGTCCGCGGCTCGTGCTGATCGCGCTGGCCTTCGGCGGCACCGCGGTCGCCATCCCGCTCCACTACATGACGACCGCCGAGGTCGTTCCCCCTGCCCAGCGCGGCGCCGTCTTCGGCATCGTCGCCGGCGTCGGCACCCTGCCCGGCCTCGTGGCGCCCTTCTTGACCGGCCATCTCATCGACGCGGCCGACACCCCGTCCATCGGCTACACCACCGCATTCCTCGGTGCCGGCGCGGTGATGCTCACGGCCGGTGCCTTCGCCCTGGCGGCAATCCGCCCAGAGCGCGACGCGCGGTGCCTGGGGCTCGGAGCCGAGCCTCAGCCGTTGGGGTAG
- a CDS encoding TetR/AcrR family transcriptional regulator yields MKPAGDRRVRRTRAALRQALVALVLEKGFHAVTVEEITERADIGRATFYAHYRDKEDLLVGIVRDLAEDRDRLLPAVRQAHVEGFTGLPVKYIFEHAEQEKPVYRVVLRGEGDGRALREFTDLICAHAEAAFRTRTEQLAVTPRIPLDVVARAWTGELIGLLTWWVENDTGYSAAEITAHLRDLSVYGRVWATGVTPSDAPGALDLTP; encoded by the coding sequence ATGAAGCCCGCGGGAGACCGCCGCGTCCGCAGGACGCGAGCCGCACTGCGCCAGGCCCTGGTCGCACTGGTCCTGGAGAAGGGGTTCCACGCGGTCACGGTCGAGGAGATCACCGAACGCGCCGATATCGGCCGGGCCACCTTCTACGCCCACTACCGAGACAAGGAGGACCTCCTGGTCGGCATTGTCCGCGACCTGGCCGAGGACCGGGACCGCCTCCTGCCGGCGGTCCGGCAGGCGCACGTGGAGGGGTTCACCGGACTGCCGGTGAAGTACATCTTCGAACACGCCGAGCAGGAGAAACCCGTCTACAGAGTCGTCCTGCGAGGCGAGGGCGACGGCCGGGCCCTGCGGGAGTTCACGGACCTCATCTGCGCCCACGCCGAGGCCGCCTTCCGCACCCGGACCGAGCAGCTCGCGGTGACCCCGCGCATCCCCCTCGACGTCGTCGCCCGGGCATGGACCGGTGAACTCATCGGCCTGCTCACCTGGTGGGTCGAGAACGACACCGGCTACAGCGCCGCCGAAATCACCGCGCATCTGCGCGACCTCTCGGTCTATGGCCGCGTCTGGGCCACCGGAGTCACCCCGTCCGACGCCCCGGGAGCTCTCGACCTCACCCCCTGA
- a CDS encoding pyridoxamine 5'-phosphate oxidase family protein produces the protein MTTNLSHSRPQWHEGEEAMHRLLKVPYEFNPTAPGLPMEYVPWMTQSPLIALGAVDRNGRVWTTVLGGQPGTTLPLARGVLKVTSLAHVAHQPGGRSEGTLGYDPALEALFSDEDGHMHRASSEEKERDEEGRDRDGILVRHEDGGRLAAGLVIDLETRTRVKIAGRVLGGAVLARPLEKNMVAGRAGGPAEVQVALAVDETLGNCPKYLNRKTVQPHEAFPHLVGDRLPLPPEAVQLIAKSDLFFISSRHGAESMDTNNRGGAPGFVRVHTNSDADGVVLVYPEYSGNRLFQTLGNIKSDPVVGITFPDFETGDVLYLTGRAEILARADATSMIPHSKLAVRVRVEAARFVKDGLPFRGQLLDQSPYNPPVRRLAHEISGAESRSADSVDADGRPVGKATATLIRAHHLTPTISRYTFRLAPDLSTPRSSAEFQQLEPWRAGQHVTLDFSATLDRGWSHMRDHDPRSLNDDYIRAFTISSPTLPTPEERTAGTEHRGPLSGAEFEVTVRRNGPVTSLLAKWKPGAPLSATVLDFGGEEEVRYADAAKGSRTDDDIIVVAAGVGITPLMAQAQPVLESGRRMRILWSLKTDDLPLAVDVLEKVDGLGAVTELFVTRSVDGKQNAEIDRIRRLGTVVRTRRIQKNDVLTKGTAARRRFYVCTGPGLRRSVLEWTAGEYVQFEKFDY, from the coding sequence ATGACGACGAATCTTTCGCACTCGCGGCCCCAGTGGCACGAGGGTGAAGAAGCCATGCACCGGCTTCTCAAGGTGCCGTACGAATTCAATCCCACGGCTCCCGGGCTGCCCATGGAGTACGTGCCCTGGATGACGCAGAGCCCTCTCATCGCACTGGGGGCGGTCGACCGGAACGGCCGCGTATGGACAACGGTGCTCGGCGGGCAACCAGGTACCACGCTTCCCTTGGCCAGAGGCGTGTTGAAGGTGACTTCGCTGGCTCACGTCGCGCACCAGCCCGGGGGACGAAGTGAGGGCACGCTCGGATATGACCCGGCACTGGAGGCGCTGTTCTCCGACGAGGACGGCCACATGCACCGAGCAAGCAGCGAGGAGAAGGAGAGGGATGAGGAAGGGCGCGACCGCGACGGGATCCTCGTCAGGCACGAGGACGGGGGAAGGCTGGCCGCCGGCCTGGTGATCGACCTGGAAACCAGGACGCGGGTCAAAATTGCCGGGAGAGTGCTCGGCGGAGCGGTTCTGGCCAGGCCGTTGGAGAAGAATATGGTGGCCGGGAGGGCTGGAGGGCCTGCGGAAGTGCAGGTGGCCCTCGCTGTGGACGAGACACTGGGGAACTGCCCGAAGTACCTGAACAGGAAAACCGTCCAGCCTCATGAAGCATTTCCTCACCTGGTCGGCGACCGGCTTCCGCTGCCGCCCGAGGCGGTGCAACTCATCGCCAAGTCCGACCTCTTTTTCATCTCAAGCAGGCACGGCGCTGAGAGCATGGACACCAACAACCGGGGTGGAGCTCCCGGGTTCGTGCGAGTACACACGAACTCCGATGCAGACGGTGTCGTCCTGGTGTATCCCGAGTATTCAGGGAATCGCCTCTTCCAGACATTGGGAAACATCAAGTCCGACCCTGTCGTGGGAATTACCTTTCCCGACTTCGAAACCGGCGACGTCCTCTACCTGACAGGACGGGCAGAGATCTTGGCCCGCGCCGACGCCACATCCATGATCCCGCACAGCAAACTCGCTGTCCGCGTGCGGGTGGAGGCAGCTCGATTCGTGAAGGACGGGCTGCCGTTCCGTGGGCAACTGCTGGACCAGTCGCCCTACAACCCGCCGGTACGCAGGTTGGCTCACGAAATCAGCGGAGCGGAGTCCCGCTCAGCCGACAGCGTCGACGCGGACGGCCGACCGGTAGGGAAAGCGACGGCGACATTGATCCGCGCACACCATCTGACGCCGACGATCTCGCGATACACCTTCCGGCTCGCCCCCGATCTGTCCACCCCACGGTCGAGCGCAGAGTTCCAGCAGCTCGAACCATGGCGCGCGGGGCAGCACGTCACTCTTGATTTTTCCGCCACGCTCGATCGCGGATGGTCACACATGCGCGACCACGACCCCCGCTCACTCAACGACGATTACATCCGGGCCTTCACCATCTCGAGCCCAACGCTTCCCACCCCTGAAGAACGCACCGCAGGAACGGAACACCGCGGACCGCTGAGCGGGGCCGAATTCGAGGTCACTGTCCGGAGGAACGGGCCAGTCACGTCACTCCTGGCCAAGTGGAAGCCCGGTGCGCCGCTTTCCGCCACCGTTTTGGACTTCGGCGGCGAAGAAGAGGTGAGGTACGCCGACGCAGCCAAGGGGTCGCGCACCGATGACGACATCATCGTGGTGGCTGCTGGAGTAGGAATCACACCTCTCATGGCGCAGGCGCAGCCCGTGCTGGAATCCGGTCGGAGGATGAGAATCCTCTGGAGCCTGAAAACGGATGACCTGCCGCTGGCAGTCGACGTCCTGGAAAAAGTCGACGGCCTGGGAGCGGTAACGGAGCTGTTCGTGACCCGATCGGTCGACGGAAAACAAAACGCAGAAATCGACAGGATCCGCCGGCTCGGCACAGTAGTACGCACCCGACGGATCCAGAAGAACGACGTTCTGACCAAGGGCACAGCGGCTCGGCGGCGATTCTATGTGTGTACAGGTCCCGGCCTGAGGAGGTCGGTCCTGGAATGGACGGCAGGGGAATACGTACAGTTCGAGAAGTTCGACTACTGA
- a CDS encoding acyl-CoA dehydrogenase family protein, which translates to MPFTLEPSYDDNPRLQELVVRLRAYLTDELIPYEREHGITAETKLDRTTLEHVWKRSAELGFYGISLPPELGGQGLSFYELCALKEELTASGAALSHSVLGDMGGPLRVGAIVKYATEEQRERYLLPVVRGERACCFSITEEDAGSDVRRMTTTATPDGDTYVLNGKKVFSSAAPFADFAIVVARMAGTEEAYSAFLVDLDTPGCTVLDGEVPMSGQQMEGDLVFEDCRIPAANLLGEIGQGLRIGIGRITLNRLLHCPSLIGAARRAWDLSVHYAMNRTVFGQPLLAHQAIHHKIAEMATEIYAARAMVMATAAKADRGDNVSVEANMCKLFTSEASFRVADQAVQIHGKAGLTRGNEVEQIFRSLRMFRIVTGTTEIHKNAIAKGLI; encoded by the coding sequence ATGCCCTTCACCCTCGAACCCTCCTATGACGACAACCCTCGCCTCCAGGAGCTCGTCGTCCGCCTGCGCGCCTACCTCACCGACGAGCTCATCCCCTACGAGCGCGAGCACGGCATCACCGCGGAGACCAAGCTCGACCGCACCACACTGGAACACGTCTGGAAGCGCAGCGCCGAACTCGGCTTCTACGGCATCAGCCTGCCCCCCGAACTGGGCGGCCAGGGCCTGAGCTTCTACGAACTGTGCGCCCTCAAAGAGGAGCTGACCGCCTCCGGCGCCGCCCTCTCCCACTCCGTGCTGGGCGACATGGGCGGCCCGCTGCGCGTCGGCGCGATCGTGAAGTACGCCACCGAGGAACAACGGGAGCGCTACCTGCTGCCCGTGGTCCGGGGCGAGCGAGCCTGTTGCTTCTCCATCACGGAGGAGGACGCGGGCTCCGACGTACGCCGCATGACGACGACCGCCACCCCGGATGGGGACACCTATGTCCTCAACGGCAAGAAGGTGTTCAGCTCGGCCGCCCCCTTCGCGGACTTCGCGATCGTCGTCGCCCGCATGGCCGGCACCGAAGAGGCGTACAGCGCCTTCCTCGTCGACCTGGACACCCCCGGCTGCACGGTTCTCGACGGTGAAGTCCCCATGTCCGGGCAGCAGATGGAGGGCGACCTCGTCTTCGAGGACTGCCGCATCCCCGCCGCCAACCTGCTCGGCGAGATCGGCCAAGGGCTGCGCATCGGCATCGGCCGCATCACCCTCAACCGCCTGCTGCACTGCCCGTCCCTCATCGGCGCCGCCCGCCGCGCCTGGGACCTGTCGGTGCACTACGCCATGAACCGCACCGTCTTCGGCCAGCCGCTCCTCGCCCATCAGGCGATCCACCACAAGATCGCCGAGATGGCCACCGAGATCTACGCCGCCCGCGCGATGGTGATGGCCACCGCCGCCAAGGCCGACCGGGGAGACAACGTCTCCGTCGAAGCCAACATGTGCAAGCTCTTCACCTCCGAGGCGTCCTTCCGCGTCGCCGACCAGGCCGTCCAGATCCACGGCAAGGCCGGGCTGACCCGCGGCAACGAGGTCGAGCAGATCTTCCGCAGCCTGCGGATGTTCCGGATCGTCACCGGCACCACCGAGATCCACAAGAACGCGATCGCCAAGGGCCTGATCTGA
- a CDS encoding adenylyltransferase/cytidyltransferase family protein, whose protein sequence is MTEYGNVYVDMVGDLFHPGHVALLRAARAFGERLIVGVLSDEDVAAYKRKPIMTLAERVEVIEACRYVDVVLPNAPYRVTNEFLDRHGIDVVVHGDDLTADALKEVFGPVADAGKLRLVRYTAGVSTTELIRRCRAASSSSGGAATS, encoded by the coding sequence ATGACTGAGTACGGGAACGTCTACGTCGACATGGTCGGGGACCTGTTTCACCCGGGGCACGTCGCTCTACTCAGGGCCGCGCGAGCTTTCGGGGAGCGGCTGATCGTCGGAGTGCTCTCTGACGAGGACGTGGCCGCATACAAGCGCAAGCCCATCATGACGCTGGCGGAGCGGGTGGAGGTGATCGAGGCATGCCGGTACGTCGACGTGGTGCTTCCGAACGCGCCCTACCGTGTCACGAACGAGTTCCTGGACCGGCACGGCATCGACGTGGTCGTGCACGGGGACGACCTCACGGCTGACGCGCTCAAAGAAGTCTTCGGTCCAGTGGCCGACGCGGGGAAGCTGCGCCTTGTGCGGTACACAGCCGGCGTCTCCACGACCGAGCTCATCCGACGGTGTCGCGCGGCGTCCTCTTCATCAGGGGGCGCGGCGACCTCATAA